The Candidatus Hydrogenedens sp. genome contains a region encoding:
- a CDS encoding histone deacetylase → MSRTAIIFREEALRHDTGPFHPESPARLEAILESFEKYNIDPPILDIEPAKREDLLRIHTAHHVDTIEKTCKGNLEYPDPDTVMGEASWESALLAVGGAISACKAVLEGTYDCVFEIMRPPGHHAEPNRAMGFCLFNNVAIAARWLTDVAGLKRVAIFDFDVHHGNGTQKAFYDDDRVYYVSIHQFPHYPGTGFPEERGKNNTNLNVQMMPGVPEELWHSAMENLILPELKRFAPEFLIISAGFDAHRKDPLGSQNLEEEDFAKLTRAIKGIAGGKVVSVLEGGYNLEALGESCVAHYLALKEDS, encoded by the coding sequence ATGAGCAGAACGGCAATCATTTTTCGGGAGGAAGCACTTCGCCATGATACAGGTCCTTTCCATCCAGAAAGTCCAGCAAGACTTGAGGCTATTTTAGAATCTTTTGAAAAATATAATATAGACCCACCAATATTGGACATAGAACCTGCAAAACGAGAAGATCTATTGAGAATTCATACCGCACACCATGTAGATACTATTGAGAAAACGTGTAAAGGAAATCTTGAATATCCTGACCCAGATACTGTGATGGGGGAAGCGTCATGGGAGTCCGCATTGTTGGCAGTTGGAGGTGCTATCTCTGCTTGTAAGGCTGTGTTAGAAGGAACCTACGATTGTGTGTTTGAAATCATGAGACCACCAGGACACCATGCAGAACCTAATCGGGCAATGGGTTTTTGCTTGTTTAACAATGTGGCAATAGCAGCACGATGGTTAACAGATGTGGCAGGATTAAAGCGAGTTGCCATCTTTGATTTTGATGTCCATCATGGAAACGGAACACAGAAAGCCTTTTATGATGATGATAGAGTTTATTATGTAAGTATTCATCAATTCCCTCATTATCCTGGGACAGGTTTCCCTGAGGAGAGGGGGAAAAACAATACAAATTTAAATGTGCAAATGATGCCAGGTGTGCCAGAAGAATTATGGCATTCTGCAATGGAAAATTTAATATTGCCAGAATTAAAACGATTTGCCCCTGAATTTTTAATTATATCTGCTGGATTTGATGCACATCGTAAGGACCCATTAGGAAGTCAGAACTTGGAGGAAGAAGATTTTGCAAAATTAACCCGTGCTATAAAAGGAATTGCGGGTGGTAAAGTAGTATCTGTTTTAGAAGGTGGATATAACCTCGAAGCATTAGGGGAATCATGTGTAGCACATTATCTCGCATTGAAAGAAGATAGTTAA
- a CDS encoding alpha/beta hydrolase yields the protein MNMFKCKKIVLYLFVFSVFILIISILFIYYTITHRTKGEYFDLEGIKIHYTDEGHGEPIILIHGFAVNADLNWRRPGIIDSLKPNFRIIAVDLRGHGLSSKPHTSDEYGIKMVKDIINLMDYIKIDKAHIVGYSLGGFIAIKLTTLYPDRVISLSPLGSGWELPEQNHFFSAIDKLIKKLENNSGIEPVSTHLDTSRRKPGIVHSLWVKILTRFFNDPKALIDVLKGVPELKVNEDEIKKINIPTCMVVGEHDPLRKGAENLKNVLPQSELTIIKGKDHITAPLSSQFKETLKLFLLKHSTNP from the coding sequence ATGAATATGTTTAAATGTAAAAAGATAGTTTTATATTTATTTGTTTTTTCTGTTTTTATTCTTATTATTTCTATATTGTTCATCTACTATACAATTACCCATCGAACAAAAGGAGAATATTTTGATTTAGAGGGAATAAAAATTCATTATACAGATGAAGGGCATGGAGAACCTATCATTTTAATACATGGATTTGCGGTTAATGCTGACCTTAACTGGCGAAGACCCGGAATAATTGATTCCCTTAAACCTAACTTCCGAATTATTGCAGTTGATTTACGGGGTCATGGTCTTAGTTCCAAACCACACACTTCGGATGAATATGGAATAAAAATGGTTAAAGACATAATCAACTTAATGGACTATATAAAAATAGACAAAGCACATATTGTTGGTTACTCATTGGGAGGCTTTATTGCTATTAAATTAACTACCCTTTATCCTGACCGAGTAATTAGTTTATCTCCTCTCGGTTCAGGCTGGGAACTACCAGAACAAAATCATTTCTTTTCAGCAATAGACAAACTAATCAAAAAATTAGAGAATAATTCAGGTATTGAACCTGTAAGCACACATCTTGATACGAGCAGAAGGAAACCTGGAATAGTCCATTCACTGTGGGTAAAAATATTAACACGGTTTTTTAATGACCCCAAAGCATTAATTGATGTATTAAAGGGTGTTCCCGAACTCAAAGTGAATGAGGATGAAATAAAAAAGATTAACATTCCTACATGTATGGTTGTAGGAGAACATGACCCATTACGGAAAGGGGCAGAAAACCTAAAAAATGTCCTACCACAATCGGAATTAACCATTATAAAAGGAAAAGACCATATTACAGCACCTCTCTCATCGCAATTCAAAGAAACACTAAAACTTTTTCTACTTAAACATTCTACAAATCCTTAA
- a CDS encoding right-handed parallel beta-helix repeat-containing protein, whose amino-acid sequence MMTRREVLRDMITAGSIFFLPPHNRIYANSGSYISGDKQKGASERQQYRVVIGQEGSNADFCGNTEKVIQAGIDSVARYGGGIVQILQGIYRFSNAVYLTSHIKLIGSGSSTIFVKEPSIETEFTEDADWYEQCITVKHPEQFKVGDGLCIRTKNPHHGGMDVIKRTIIAIEDDKLILDKALRDNVWLGQETTIATLFPLISGEFVEDIVIENLVLDGNKENNLFLDGNYAGCIWLQDCNEVTIRNVEARNYNGDGISWQIVHDVVVDNCFSHDNTGLGLHPGSGSQRPKVTNNRIENNDIGIFFCWGVQNGIAENNRLENNRIGISIGHRDNDNQIQKNKIVNSVDYGILFREESERFTATGNKIRENVIENLKSDKGVGISIEGLTKGNEIQDNMIRERNSQGDKIGIKIGKLAKENILKNNKIVGFKRDVVIE is encoded by the coding sequence ATGATGACCCGACGGGAAGTGTTGCGAGATATGATAACCGCTGGTAGTATTTTTTTTCTACCACCACATAATCGTATTTATGCAAACAGCGGTTCTTATATATCAGGTGATAAACAAAAAGGGGCTTCTGAACGTCAACAATATCGGGTTGTCATTGGGCAGGAAGGTAGTAATGCTGATTTTTGTGGAAATACGGAAAAAGTTATTCAGGCGGGGATTGATTCTGTGGCAAGATATGGAGGAGGAATAGTTCAGATATTGCAGGGGATTTATCGGTTTTCCAATGCTGTTTATTTGACAAGTCATATTAAACTTATTGGGAGTGGGTCATCTACAATTTTTGTAAAAGAACCATCTATAGAAACAGAGTTTACGGAAGATGCGGATTGGTATGAGCAATGTATAACAGTCAAACATCCAGAACAATTTAAGGTTGGCGATGGTTTATGTATTCGGACAAAAAATCCTCATCATGGGGGAATGGATGTTATTAAGAGAACTATTATCGCTATTGAGGATGACAAGTTAATATTAGATAAAGCATTACGGGATAATGTCTGGCTTGGACAGGAAACGACAATCGCTACCTTATTCCCTTTAATAAGCGGAGAATTCGTTGAAGATATTGTTATTGAAAATCTTGTTTTGGATGGTAATAAGGAAAATAATTTGTTTTTAGATGGAAATTATGCAGGTTGTATCTGGCTACAGGATTGTAATGAGGTTACAATTCGAAATGTAGAAGCAAGAAACTACAATGGCGATGGAATAAGTTGGCAAATTGTTCATGATGTTGTGGTAGATAATTGTTTTTCTCATGACAATACAGGGTTAGGTCTACATCCAGGGTCGGGTTCACAAAGACCAAAAGTAACGAATAATCGAATAGAAAATAATGATATTGGAATCTTTTTCTGCTGGGGTGTACAAAATGGAATTGCAGAGAACAACCGACTGGAAAATAACCGTATCGGTATATCAATAGGCCATAGGGACAATGATAATCAAATTCAAAAAAATAAGATAGTGAATTCTGTTGATTATGGCATTTTATTTCGGGAAGAATCAGAGCGATTTACAGCAACAGGTAATAAAATTAGGGAGAATGTTATAGAAAATTTGAAATCGGATAAAGGAGTTGGAATATCAATTGAAGGACTTACTAAAGGCAACGAAATACAAGATAACATGATTCGGGAAAGAAATAGTCAAGGTGATAAAATAGGTATCAAAATTGGTAAATTGGCAAAAGAAAATATTTTAAAAAATAACAAGATAGTGGGGTTTAAAAGAGACGTTGTAATAGAGTAA
- the pckA gene encoding phosphoenolpyruvate carboxykinase (ATP): MDLRAWFNQKQILCKNIFRNLSIPELYEISLQKGEGKLGANGTLLVRTGKRTGRSPEDRFVVQDEYSKDAVDWNKVNLPTTEEVYNHIYDRIRGFLKDKDVYVFDGFVGADERYRIKVRVIAEKAWHALFARTLFLRPTPEQLEHFGEPNFCVFACGGLKLEGEKDKVKTDTAIILNLKEKNILICGSDYGGEIKKSIFTVMNFIMPEQNVMPMHCSANVGKDGDSAIFFGLSGTGKTTLSADPARYLIGDDEHGWSEDGIFNFEGGCYAKIIKLRKESEPLIYSAIRFGSIAENVVYDPSTREIDFDDGSITENTRTTYPVEFIPNVVLSGKAGHPKNIFLLTADAFGILPPVAKLTPEGAMYHFLSGYTAKLAGTEVNIVEPQATFSTCFGAPFMIRSPWVYARLLADKMKKHSADCWLINTGWSGGPYGVGKRMSIELTRSILSAVLEGKLKNAKFIKLDKLNLMVPEAIEGLEDQRVLIPEHTWQDKNAYQQKMKHLVGLFMKNFERFKAQADNAVLEAGPNL, from the coding sequence ATGGATTTAAGAGCATGGTTTAATCAAAAACAAATTTTATGCAAAAATATTTTTAGGAATTTGAGTATCCCAGAACTTTATGAAATTTCACTTCAAAAAGGTGAAGGAAAATTAGGAGCCAATGGGACTTTATTAGTTAGAACTGGCAAACGAACAGGTAGATCACCAGAAGACCGTTTCGTTGTGCAAGATGAATATTCAAAAGATGCTGTTGACTGGAACAAAGTAAATCTACCCACTACAGAAGAAGTTTATAATCATATATATGACAGGATACGAGGCTTTTTAAAAGATAAAGATGTATACGTTTTTGATGGTTTTGTTGGGGCGGATGAAAGATATCGAATCAAAGTTCGTGTGATAGCAGAAAAGGCATGGCATGCTTTATTTGCACGAACATTGTTTTTGAGACCTACACCAGAGCAATTGGAACATTTTGGGGAGCCGAACTTCTGTGTCTTTGCTTGTGGCGGTTTGAAGTTAGAAGGGGAGAAAGATAAGGTTAAGACAGATACAGCGATTATTCTTAATCTTAAAGAAAAAAACATCCTGATTTGCGGTTCAGACTATGGCGGAGAGATAAAGAAGAGTATTTTCACTGTAATGAATTTTATTATGCCAGAACAAAATGTGATGCCAATGCATTGTTCCGCTAATGTTGGAAAAGATGGTGATAGTGCTATATTCTTTGGCCTTTCTGGAACAGGAAAAACAACTCTATCAGCAGACCCAGCTCGGTATCTTATCGGAGATGATGAACACGGCTGGAGTGAAGATGGCATTTTTAACTTTGAAGGAGGATGTTACGCAAAGATAATTAAGTTAAGGAAAGAATCAGAGCCGTTAATTTATAGTGCTATTCGTTTTGGTTCTATTGCAGAAAATGTTGTTTATGACCCATCAACACGTGAAATTGATTTTGATGATGGTAGTATTACAGAAAATACACGGACGACTTATCCTGTGGAGTTCATCCCGAATGTTGTCCTTAGTGGTAAAGCTGGACACCCAAAAAATATATTTCTATTAACTGCAGATGCCTTCGGGATTTTGCCCCCAGTTGCTAAGTTAACCCCAGAAGGGGCTATGTATCATTTCCTCTCTGGTTATACAGCAAAACTGGCAGGAACAGAAGTAAATATTGTTGAACCACAAGCAACTTTCTCCACCTGTTTTGGGGCACCATTTATGATTCGTAGTCCGTGGGTGTATGCTCGTTTATTAGCAGATAAGATGAAAAAACATAGTGCGGATTGCTGGTTGATTAATACAGGCTGGTCGGGTGGTCCTTATGGAGTTGGGAAACGCATGTCCATTGAACTGACCCGCTCAATTTTATCAGCCGTATTAGAAGGCAAATTGAAGAATGCAAAGTTTATAAAATTAGACAAATTGAATTTAATGGTACCCGAAGCCATCGAAGGTTTAGAAGACCAACGGGTATTAATTCCAGAACATACATGGCAGGATAAAAATGCATACCAGCAAAAAATGAAACATCTTGTTGGCTTGTTTATGAAAAATTTTGAGCGATTTAAAGCTCAGGCAGATAATGCAGTGTTAGAAGCAGGTCCTAATTTATAA
- a CDS encoding DUF4091 domain-containing protein — MKRPFLFTMFFLVICMLTDVIFAETAPVFPVQEGVFIKEWLVCGTFPNPLKEGVVEFRHDETTLGFYIDYLAKAGGENNITPEEGMSIDPGDGITRVWKKYTSPEDYINFNNIFEDNQGGKVAYAFCYLKSDMDKEVILGIGSNDGVRVWLNGERIWDNHCPRGAMIDDDCFEVSLKSGLNPLLIKVDQGFGNWGFYARVVNKEEVLKKLKDLPDLRADITYVLENNSLRAWMARHSKYRLLDPPIQYTLQLLNANGESVQKNSANLGQSVTFSLEGLPEGPYRLEGKFSLPDGTTFEKQSFYYHGQPTVIINFGQVNDDIKPRQIELLYDSRQRTLKDEAILKSSQYTPVLEPVSGGIQELDSGKYAVLRTDLSPIWIRVLLPSPGLGYQWYMLKDEGYRFETKEIQEINALEQIEKNLRNRYSNALESGTFPFSEWLFQSYSQRLMLTPVHQVKGEISPEERLRRIQRLSSLKAKVADKETATVWFAPSIEKVGKNEPTPDCSLEYLPLDIAKNEYEAFQVVITPKSPISSIKVNVTDGKTQDGYTLPAGQFKIFEVDYVPITVVSDYYGELTDYPDPIVPVQDYVKGRTDGNIVLWVRLYVGKGQPPGIYEGSLQLKSNELNLEIPYKVNVVNYTLPVDTSTETAYGVSPGYSWHGPLNDEQKREVFDLYMKTCMEYRISPYTPHAYGPITWKFEGTPPEAIVDFTEFDKAMEKYLNQYHFNAFNVGGLPNELNGAPRYSEEYNRLFASIYQQVQEHLREKGWLHKAYWYWVDEPAPADYASVKQGMELLYKACPDIRRLLTCNQEPAPAPYFWDVVNLWVPIFNMYDETRARWRQELGETIWWYVCTAPRAPYANNFVDHPAINHRIRYWQLDKYNLEGDLFWSITYWAQNPWEEAMSIGDGGQRWGNGDGRLLYPPRKQPSSEPLIEPPVPSIRLECIRDGLEDREYLLVLERADARKAPIGLMARKVRAEALNYLTPSLKVYEQNPVMFYYYRAKVMNLVARIAQGGS; from the coding sequence ATGAAAAGACCTTTCTTATTTACAATGTTCTTTCTTGTAATTTGTATGTTAACAGATGTTATTTTTGCTGAAACTGCACCTGTTTTTCCTGTCCAAGAAGGTGTATTTATCAAAGAATGGCTCGTTTGTGGGACATTCCCGAATCCACTAAAGGAAGGGGTTGTAGAATTCCGTCATGATGAAACTACATTAGGGTTTTACATTGATTATCTCGCTAAGGCTGGAGGTGAAAACAATATAACCCCTGAGGAAGGGATGAGTATTGACCCTGGTGATGGTATAACACGTGTATGGAAAAAATATACATCACCAGAGGACTATATTAATTTTAATAACATCTTTGAAGATAATCAGGGAGGTAAAGTCGCTTATGCATTTTGTTACTTAAAGAGCGATATGGATAAAGAAGTAATTTTAGGTATTGGTAGCAATGATGGCGTTCGTGTCTGGCTGAATGGAGAACGGATTTGGGATAATCATTGTCCGAGAGGTGCGATGATTGATGACGATTGTTTTGAAGTATCATTAAAGTCAGGATTAAATCCGTTATTAATAAAAGTAGACCAGGGATTTGGAAATTGGGGATTTTATGCACGGGTAGTTAATAAAGAAGAGGTATTGAAGAAATTGAAAGATCTTCCAGACTTACGTGCAGATATTACTTATGTGTTAGAAAATAATTCACTGAGAGCATGGATGGCTCGACACTCTAAATATCGCTTATTAGACCCACCCATTCAATACACATTGCAATTACTAAATGCTAATGGTGAGTCTGTACAGAAAAATTCAGCAAATTTGGGGCAATCTGTAACTTTTTCACTTGAAGGACTTCCTGAAGGACCATATCGTTTAGAAGGAAAATTTTCATTGCCAGATGGAACGACCTTTGAAAAGCAAAGTTTCTATTATCATGGACAACCAACTGTTATCATTAATTTTGGACAGGTAAACGATGATATAAAACCACGTCAGATCGAACTCCTATATGATAGCCGACAGAGGACACTAAAAGATGAAGCCATATTAAAAAGTTCTCAGTATACCCCAGTGTTAGAACCTGTTTCAGGAGGGATTCAAGAATTAGATTCGGGTAAATATGCTGTATTACGAACCGATTTAAGCCCTATCTGGATACGGGTATTATTACCCTCGCCAGGATTAGGATATCAGTGGTATATGCTGAAAGATGAAGGGTATCGATTTGAAACGAAGGAAATTCAAGAAATTAATGCATTAGAACAAATTGAGAAGAATTTAAGGAATAGATATTCAAATGCATTGGAGTCAGGCACCTTCCCATTTTCAGAATGGCTTTTCCAATCCTACAGCCAGAGACTTATGTTAACCCCTGTCCATCAGGTGAAAGGGGAAATTTCTCCTGAGGAACGTTTGAGAAGAATTCAACGGCTATCTTCATTAAAAGCAAAAGTGGCTGATAAGGAAACCGCTACTGTTTGGTTTGCTCCATCTATAGAAAAAGTAGGAAAGAACGAACCTACTCCAGATTGTTCTTTAGAGTATTTACCTTTAGATATAGCGAAGAATGAATATGAGGCCTTTCAAGTTGTTATTACTCCGAAGAGCCCTATCTCCTCAATAAAGGTGAATGTCACTGATGGAAAGACGCAAGATGGATATACTTTACCAGCAGGACAGTTTAAGATATTTGAAGTTGATTATGTCCCTATTACAGTAGTGTCTGATTATTATGGAGAATTGACAGATTATCCAGACCCAATTGTCCCCGTTCAGGATTATGTTAAAGGTAGAACCGATGGTAATATCGTATTATGGGTCAGATTATATGTTGGCAAAGGACAACCACCAGGAATTTATGAAGGGTCTTTACAACTAAAATCGAATGAGTTGAATTTAGAAATACCCTACAAAGTCAACGTAGTAAATTATACTCTCCCTGTCGATACAAGCACAGAAACTGCATACGGTGTTTCGCCAGGTTATTCATGGCATGGTCCCTTGAACGATGAACAAAAACGTGAAGTCTTTGACCTATATATGAAAACATGCATGGAGTATCGCATTTCCCCTTATACTCCACATGCATATGGACCGATTACATGGAAATTTGAAGGAACACCCCCCGAGGCTATTGTCGACTTTACGGAATTTGATAAAGCAATGGAAAAATATTTAAATCAGTATCACTTTAATGCTTTTAATGTCGGAGGGCTTCCAAATGAACTTAATGGCGCTCCCCGTTATTCAGAAGAGTATAATCGTTTATTTGCCTCTATTTACCAACAGGTGCAAGAACATCTGAGAGAGAAAGGGTGGTTACATAAAGCGTACTGGTATTGGGTTGATGAACCAGCGCCCGCTGATTATGCAAGTGTAAAACAAGGAATGGAATTGCTTTATAAGGCGTGTCCAGATATACGTCGATTGTTAACCTGCAATCAAGAGCCAGCACCAGCTCCGTATTTCTGGGATGTTGTGAATCTTTGGGTGCCTATTTTTAATATGTATGATGAGACCCGTGCTCGATGGAGACAGGAATTAGGCGAAACAATCTGGTGGTATGTCTGTACTGCACCTCGTGCCCCTTATGCAAATAACTTTGTTGACCATCCAGCAATTAATCACCGCATTCGTTATTGGCAATTGGACAAATATAATTTAGAAGGTGACCTCTTCTGGTCCATAACATATTGGGCACAAAATCCATGGGAAGAGGCGATGTCTATCGGTGATGGAGGTCAACGTTGGGGTAATGGTGATGGACGTTTACTATATCCACCAAGAAAACAACCATCTTCTGAGCCTCTTATAGAACCGCCAGTACCATCAATTCGTTTGGAATGCATAAGAGATGGATTGGAAGACCGCGAATACTTGTTAGTATTAGAACGGGCTGATGCAAGAAAGGCTCCGATAGGTTTAATGGCTCGCAAAGTGAGAGCGGAAGCGTTAAATTATTTGACCCCGTCATTAAAAGTTTACGAGCAGAACCCAGTTATGTTTTATTATTATCGAGCAAAAGTTATGAATTTAGTTGCACGTATAGCACAAGGTGGCTCATAA